One Buteo buteo chromosome 31, bButBut1.hap1.1, whole genome shotgun sequence genomic region harbors:
- the LOC142026128 gene encoding olfactory receptor 14A16-like: MSNGSSITQFLIQAFADTRELQLLHFWLFLGIYLAALLGNGLVITAIACDHHLHTPMYFFLLNLSLLDLGSISTTVPKAMANSLWNNRAISYAGCAAQVFLFLFLISAEYFVLTVMAYDRYVAICKPLHYGTLLGSRACVHMAAAAWGCGFLNAVLHTANTFSLPLCQGNVVDQFFCEMPQILKLSCSDAYLREVGVLAVGVCLAFGCFVFIVLSYVQIFRAVLRIPSKQGLHKAFSTCLPHLTVVSLFISTASFAYLKPPSISSPSLDLVVAVLYSVVPPAVNPLIYSMRNHEIKGSLRKLMTGCFLEGINCLFSSA, from the coding sequence atgtccAATGGAAGCTCCATCACCCAGTTCCTTATCCAGGCGTTTGCAGACAcaagggagctgcagctcttgcacttctggctcttcctgggcatctacctggctgccctcctgggaaATGGCCTTGTCATCACTGCCATAGCCTGTGACCACCACCTCCACacacccatgtacttcttcctcctcaacctctccctccttgaccttggctccatctccaccactgtccccaaagCCATGGCCAACTCCCTCTGGAACAACAGGGCCATCTCCTATGCAGGATGTGCTGCCCaggtctttctgtttctctttttgatCTCAGCAGAGTATTTCGTTCTCACTGTCATGGCCTATgaccgctacgttgccatctgcaaacccctgcactatgggaccctcctgggcagcagagcttgtgtccacatggcagcagctgcctggggctgtgggttcctcaatgctgtgctgcacactgccaatACTTTTTCACTACCCCTCTGCCAAGGCAATGTTgtggaccagttcttctgtgaaatgccccagatcctcaagctctcctgctcagatgcctacctcagggaagttgggGTACTTGCAGTTGGTGTCTGTTTAGCATttggatgttttgttttcattgtgctgtcctatgtgcagatcttcagggccGTGCTGAGGATCCCCTCCAAGCAGGGAttgcacaaagccttttccacgtgcctccctcacctCACTGTGGTCTCCTTGTTTATAAGCACTGCCAGTTTTGCAtacctgaagcccccctccatctcctccccatccctggatcTGGTGGTGGCAGTTCTGTACTCGGTGGTGCCTCCAGCCGTGAACCCCCTCATTTACAGCATGAGAAACCACGAGATCAAAGGTTCCCTGAGAAAACTAATGACTGGATGCTTTTTAGAAGGAATAAActgcctgttttcttctgcatag